Proteins co-encoded in one Schistocerca cancellata isolate TAMUIC-IGC-003103 chromosome 5, iqSchCanc2.1, whole genome shotgun sequence genomic window:
- the LOC126188751 gene encoding putative gustatory receptor 28b, whose amino-acid sequence MMLKCDSCVQFDELQKVHHILYDLARDINAAYGLQNFAEVTTSLFNVILNIYLAAVNFLHIGAPWFGESKAEGVRQVLPYVLMSVWRLVIIVYSCDVAIQEANRTEQLVNKLLLLAPLGNCGHWKGLQSFARQIARSRLHYDALGVFSLDRVLLANCVATLTTYLVILVQFGLSGDNKTYEVLNMTVTDQVPFRSES is encoded by the coding sequence ATGATGTTGAAATGTGATAGCTGCGTTCAGTTCGACGAGCTACAGAAGGTCCATCATATTCTTTACGATTTGGCTAGAGATATCAATGCAGCATACGGATTACAAAACTTCGCAGAAGTAACGACGTCTCTTTTTAATGTTATTCTAAATATTTACTTAGCAGCAGTTAATTTCCTTCATATAGGAGCACCCTGGTTTGGTGAATCTAAAGCAGAAGGTGTGCGCCAAGTTTTGCCATATGTGTTGATGTCAGTGTGGCGCTTGGTAATCATAGTGTACAGCTGTGATGTGGCCATCCAGGAGGCCAACCGCACAGAACAGCTGGTCAacaagctgctgctgctggcgccaCTTGGCAACTGTGGCCATTGGAAAGGACTGCAGAGCTTCGCCCGCCAGATAGCTCGCAGTCGGCTCCATTACGACGCTTTAGGAGTTTTCTCCCTTGACCGAGTACTGCTGGCGAACTGTGTGGCCACTTTGACGACGTACCTCGTGATTCTCGTCCAGTTTGGCTTGTCTGGAGACAACAAAACATATGAAGTTCTCAACATGACAGTAACTGACCAAGTGCCCTTCAGAAGTGAAAGTTGA